Proteins found in one Thalassomonas actiniarum genomic segment:
- a CDS encoding Fic family protein, translating to MASYETQMWQANQQPYQAYVPDAIADKEYFTSLRLQTALNQLNESAIAKVHQGFFTRYLAGSVSLREGAKVSHKQLALCSVGIPNTEPLVQDLWSQMNYFQRGSIFARSFFNGVQSWEKNSLLALHSVLAPEVKNKGRFRLSSCWIGAKTPTKARFVAPEPTRLEELMEEWLAYIRLHTPLSLEQILIAYDQFLVIHPFSDGNGRVSRVFMDATLSHLRTGYWLHPLFFRLANSSKCYINAHNAYQRDEIDSWLNYWEDAFEWLVMKQQLIAQALEACEQAFKRTLVCTAIPKGWSELVRQLYSTPIITMEIAHRYLDAATLMLQLGLLKVKQVAFMGNATVLECPQIFKLWQQWEDILLRH from the coding sequence ATGGCTAGCTATGAAACTCAAATGTGGCAAGCTAATCAGCAGCCATACCAGGCTTATGTACCGGATGCCATAGCGGACAAGGAGTATTTTACTTCTCTTCGTTTGCAAACCGCGCTAAATCAACTTAATGAAAGTGCCATCGCCAAAGTGCATCAAGGCTTTTTTACCCGTTATCTGGCAGGCAGTGTCAGCTTACGGGAGGGGGCCAAGGTGTCTCATAAACAGTTGGCCCTTTGTTCTGTCGGCATTCCAAATACAGAACCTTTGGTGCAGGATTTATGGTCTCAGATGAATTATTTTCAGCGAGGCAGTATCTTTGCGCGAAGTTTTTTTAACGGGGTGCAAAGCTGGGAGAAAAACTCATTACTTGCACTGCACTCAGTATTGGCTCCTGAAGTCAAAAACAAGGGAAGATTTAGGCTTTCATCCTGTTGGATCGGCGCTAAAACCCCGACAAAAGCACGGTTTGTTGCGCCAGAACCAACAAGGCTTGAGGAGCTGATGGAAGAGTGGTTAGCTTATATCCGTTTACATACTCCGCTAAGTCTGGAGCAAATACTCATAGCTTATGATCAGTTCCTGGTGATCCACCCGTTCAGTGACGGTAATGGCCGTGTATCACGTGTGTTTATGGATGCTACTTTGAGTCATTTGCGCACTGGCTATTGGCTGCATCCGCTGTTTTTTCGTCTGGCAAATTCCAGTAAGTGTTATATTAATGCCCATAACGCTTATCAAAGGGATGAAATCGATTCCTGGCTGAATTACTGGGAAGATGCCTTTGAATGGTTAGTGATGAAACAGCAACTTATCGCACAGGCACTGGAAGCGTGTGAGCAGGCTTTCAAGCGTACTTTGGTCTGTACGGCAATACCTAAAGGATGGTCTGAGCTTGTACGACAGCTTTACAGTACGCCGATTATTACCATGGAAATAGCGCATCGTTATCTTGATGCTGCAACTTTGATGTTGCAGCTTGGTTTATTAAAAGTGAAGCAGGTTGCCTTTATGGGTAATGCTACTGTGCTTGAGTGCCCACAGATATTTAAACTTTGGCAGCAGTGGGAAGATATATTGCTGCGTCATTAA
- a CDS encoding GatB/YqeY domain-containing protein, which yields MSLLTQLKDEMKNAMRAKDKVRLGVIRMALSAIKQIEIDEKTELNDDGIIAVLTKMVKQRKESIAMFTDGGRDEMAAAEAAEVVVLEEFLPAPLTADEIDKMISDAISQSGAASMADMGKVMAVLKPAMQGKADLGAVSGQVRAKLNA from the coding sequence ATGAGTCTACTTACCCAACTCAAAGATGAGATGAAAAACGCGATGCGTGCCAAAGACAAAGTACGTCTTGGCGTTATTCGTATGGCGTTGTCTGCTATTAAGCAGATCGAAATCGATGAGAAAACTGAATTGAATGACGATGGCATTATCGCGGTATTAACCAAAATGGTTAAGCAGCGTAAAGAATCCATCGCTATGTTCACTGATGGTGGACGAGATGAAATGGCCGCAGCCGAAGCTGCCGAAGTCGTGGTCCTGGAAGAATTTCTTCCGGCGCCCCTGACAGCCGATGAAATCGACAAAATGATTTCTGATGCCATTTCACAATCCGGTGCGGCCTCAATGGCTGACATGGGTAAAGTCATGGCAGTATTAAAACCGGCAATGCAAGGTAAAGCCGATTTGGGCGCAGTCAGCGGTCAGGTCAGAGCCAAGCTAAACGCTTAA
- a CDS encoding MbnP family copper-binding protein, with amino-acid sequence MSDIKLFFLTLLKITAFFSVLFSLAACDRNQAVKITVTPVYQQQVLACNKPFSHMDKSWRYQQLQFFISDLEVISQGDDSASGEVNNLWQTWPMLESEFQSGMVALLGQVCSPDDRDATSGNWQLALAPSFELSSISRIRFTLGVPFSLNHQNPLTQKSPLNEPSMFWVWRTGHKFLRLEMVSKDDTWLFHLGSTGCSAVSPVRPPAEECRQPNRFQFEFAFDSKTPELRLDLSRLLTQVTLTREKSCQSAPENPHCRQILANLSEPESRLFRGSDD; translated from the coding sequence ATGTCTGATATTAAATTGTTTTTCTTAACGCTGCTTAAAATAACCGCTTTTTTTTCTGTGCTTTTTTCCCTGGCGGCTTGCGATCGTAATCAAGCGGTCAAGATCACGGTAACCCCGGTTTACCAGCAGCAGGTGTTAGCGTGCAACAAGCCTTTTTCTCATATGGATAAAAGTTGGCGTTATCAGCAGCTGCAGTTCTTTATCAGTGATCTTGAGGTTATTAGCCAAGGTGATGATTCAGCCTCTGGCGAGGTAAATAACTTATGGCAAACCTGGCCGATGCTGGAAAGCGAGTTTCAGTCAGGTATGGTTGCCTTGCTGGGGCAGGTATGCTCGCCTGATGACAGGGATGCTACTTCGGGCAACTGGCAGTTAGCCTTGGCACCTTCCTTTGAGCTTTCGAGCATAAGCCGGATACGTTTTACTTTGGGGGTTCCTTTTAGTTTAAATCATCAAAATCCGCTGACACAAAAAAGCCCGCTGAATGAGCCATCCATGTTTTGGGTCTGGCGTACCGGCCATAAGTTTTTACGGCTTGAGATGGTTTCAAAAGATGATACCTGGTTATTTCATTTAGGCTCTACCGGTTGTTCGGCTGTCAGTCCGGTAAGGCCCCCGGCAGAGGAGTGCCGCCAGCCAAACCGTTTTCAGTTTGAATTTGCCTTTGACAGCAAGACCCCTGAGCTGCGCCTGGATTTATCTCGTTTATTAACCCAGGTAACATTAACCAGAGAAAAGAGTTGCCAGTCTGCCCCGGAAAATCCCCATTGCCGACAGATACTGGCCAACCTCAGCGAGCCTGAATCCCGCTTGTTCCGGGGCAGTGATGATTAA
- a CDS encoding MbnH family di-heme enzyme, protein MINLKTSISSSRIRLLILSLLMGFWLTGCGKNQEVEGYQWPIIDGFPKPQVPADNPMSAEKVSLGRMLFYDKNLSANQTQSCASCHLQEYAFAEPLATSVGSTGDIHRRNAPALVNIAYNKTLTWAHDGLTSIELQLLLPMFSESPVELGITNHEQEVLARFQTPAYRALFRQAFPDDFSFIFGSEEVSFDLITKALASFVRSLISFDSPFDHYAYWRDDSALPEEAIRGMNLFFSERLECHHCHGGFNFTQSTGHEKQLIDRRPFHNIGLYNVDGASLYPVEDNGLAEISTLSADNGRFRAPTLRNVAVTAPYMHDGSIKTLEQVIDFYADGGRNIIQGPYRGDGRKNILKSPFMKGFTLTTRERHDLLAFLHSLTDKAFLTAPEHAAPE, encoded by the coding sequence ATGATTAATTTAAAAACAAGTATTTCTTCCTCAAGGATCCGGCTATTGATATTATCCCTGCTGATGGGCTTTTGGCTGACCGGCTGTGGAAAAAACCAGGAGGTCGAAGGTTATCAATGGCCGATAATCGACGGTTTTCCTAAGCCCCAGGTACCGGCAGATAATCCTATGTCCGCTGAAAAAGTGTCACTGGGGCGGATGCTGTTTTATGATAAAAACCTGTCTGCCAATCAAACCCAGTCTTGTGCCAGTTGCCATTTACAGGAATATGCCTTTGCCGAGCCCCTGGCTACTTCGGTAGGTTCTACCGGTGATATACACAGGCGTAATGCTCCGGCCCTGGTGAATATTGCCTATAACAAAACCCTGACCTGGGCTCACGACGGTTTAACCAGCATAGAGCTTCAGCTGTTATTGCCTATGTTTAGCGAATCTCCGGTAGAGTTGGGGATCACTAACCATGAGCAAGAGGTACTGGCCCGTTTCCAGACACCGGCTTATCGCGCGCTTTTTCGTCAGGCGTTTCCCGATGATTTTTCCTTTATTTTTGGCAGCGAGGAGGTTAGTTTTGACTTGATCACCAAAGCGCTGGCAAGTTTTGTTCGCAGTTTAATTTCCTTTGATTCCCCCTTTGATCATTATGCTTACTGGCGGGACGATTCGGCGTTGCCGGAGGAAGCGATTCGCGGTATGAATTTGTTTTTTTCGGAAAGGCTCGAATGCCATCATTGCCACGGTGGTTTTAATTTTACCCAGTCAACCGGCCATGAGAAGCAGTTAATTGACCGGAGGCCGTTTCACAATATCGGCTTATATAATGTTGACGGAGCGTCCCTCTACCCGGTTGAGGACAATGGCCTGGCAGAAATCAGCACCCTGTCTGCCGATAACGGCCGTTTTCGTGCGCCTACCCTGAGAAATGTTGCCGTCACTGCTCCTTATATGCATGATGGCAGTATCAAGACGCTGGAGCAGGTGATTGACTTTTATGCGGATGGCGGCAGAAATATCATCCAAGGCCCCTACCGGGGAGACGGCCGTAAAAACATCCTGAAAAGTCCCTTTATGAAAGGTTTTACCTTAACGACCAGGGAAAGGCATGACTTACTGGCGTTTTTACATTCGTTAACCGATAAAGCGTTTTTAACGGCGCCTGAACATGCAGCACCCGAATAA
- the dnaG gene encoding DNA primase, whose product MAKTGLISRQFIDDLLARADIVELIDARVPLKKAGKNYQACCPFHTEKSPSFTVSQDKQFYHCFGCGEHGNAISFLMEFDRLEFVDAIEELASLNNMEVVREQTNQSPAQQIKQQQAYLQKQDDYELLGQISKFYQQQLKVAVDKDTAIEYLKGRGLSGEIVKRFGIGYISDAWDGMMKVFGGNHQVSQQLVDLGMAIQGEKNRPYDRFRGRIMFPIRDKRGKVIGFGGRVLADGTPKYLNSPETRVYHKGQELYGLYEAKQANKQLERLVVVEGYMDVVALAQHGVDYAVASLGTSTTGEQLQTLFRTVKEVICCYDGDRAGRDAAWRAMENALPLVRDGYSLKFVFLPDGEDPDSLVREQGQEAFEKILDGATPLSKFLFEHLLASVDMNSLEGKSALVDSFQPFLQKMPDSILKDSIINELANNFGTGSEQLQAKLNKNLGQESKPAPKQKQPKVTPVRLAIALLLEHPHIVKALPDPSILQQLNVPGIPLLCQLVNLCQQNPDINSAQLLEYFRDTEQGTQLNKLMCWQHHVEADAAEDVFLDSIEKLLNTFVEQRTEVLLQKARTGQMTQVEKQELQALLNA is encoded by the coding sequence GTGGCAAAAACCGGACTCATTTCCCGACAGTTTATCGATGACTTATTGGCCCGGGCTGATATCGTTGAACTTATAGATGCGCGTGTACCGTTAAAAAAAGCAGGAAAAAACTACCAGGCCTGCTGTCCTTTCCATACCGAAAAATCTCCGTCATTTACCGTCAGCCAGGACAAGCAGTTCTATCATTGCTTCGGCTGCGGCGAACACGGCAACGCCATTTCCTTTTTGATGGAATTCGACCGGCTGGAATTTGTTGATGCCATCGAAGAACTGGCATCACTCAATAATATGGAAGTGGTGCGGGAGCAAACCAACCAAAGTCCCGCCCAGCAAATAAAACAACAGCAAGCCTATCTGCAAAAGCAGGATGACTACGAGTTGCTCGGGCAAATCAGTAAATTTTACCAGCAGCAGTTAAAAGTCGCCGTCGATAAAGACACCGCCATTGAATACTTGAAAGGCCGGGGTCTGAGCGGCGAGATCGTTAAACGCTTCGGCATAGGTTATATCAGCGATGCCTGGGACGGCATGATGAAAGTCTTTGGCGGCAACCATCAAGTAAGCCAACAGCTGGTAGATTTGGGCATGGCTATTCAGGGGGAGAAAAACCGCCCCTACGACAGGTTCCGTGGCCGGATCATGTTTCCTATCCGCGATAAACGCGGCAAGGTCATAGGTTTCGGCGGCCGGGTGCTGGCAGACGGCACCCCGAAATACCTGAACTCGCCGGAAACCCGGGTTTATCATAAAGGCCAGGAATTATACGGCCTGTATGAAGCCAAACAGGCCAATAAGCAACTAGAGCGCTTGGTGGTAGTTGAAGGGTATATGGATGTGGTGGCCCTGGCCCAGCACGGCGTGGATTATGCCGTGGCATCATTAGGCACCTCGACCACGGGCGAACAATTGCAAACCCTGTTTCGTACCGTCAAAGAAGTCATTTGCTGTTACGACGGCGACCGGGCCGGCCGTGATGCCGCCTGGCGCGCGATGGAAAATGCCCTGCCGCTGGTGCGCGACGGTTACTCCCTCAAGTTCGTGTTTTTACCCGACGGCGAAGATCCCGACTCCCTGGTACGCGAGCAGGGACAAGAAGCCTTCGAAAAAATTCTCGACGGCGCCACGCCATTATCAAAGTTCCTGTTCGAACATTTGCTGGCTTCGGTCGATATGAATTCCCTGGAAGGCAAGTCTGCGTTGGTGGACTCTTTCCAGCCGTTTTTACAAAAAATGCCCGACAGCATTTTAAAAGACTCGATCATCAATGAGCTGGCCAATAACTTCGGCACCGGCAGCGAACAGCTCCAGGCCAAGCTCAATAAAAACCTCGGCCAGGAAAGCAAACCGGCGCCCAAGCAAAAACAGCCGAAAGTCACTCCGGTCAGGCTGGCTATTGCATTATTGCTTGAGCATCCCCATATAGTAAAAGCATTGCCGGATCCCTCGATATTACAGCAGTTAAACGTACCCGGGATCCCGCTATTATGCCAGTTGGTAAACCTGTGCCAGCAAAATCCGGACATTAACAGCGCACAATTGCTGGAATATTTCCGCGATACCGAGCAGGGAACACAGCTGAACAAACTCATGTGCTGGCAGCATCATGTTGAAGCCGATGCTGCCGAAGATGTTTTTTTAGACAGTATTGAAAAATTACTCAACACTTTTGTCGAACAAAGAACAGAAGTGTTATTACAAAAAGCGCGAACAGGCCAGATGACCCAGGTTGAAAAACAGGAACTTCAGGCGCTGCTAAACGCATAA
- the rpsU gene encoding 30S ribosomal protein S21, producing the protein MPVIKVRENEPFDVALRRFKRSCEKAGILSEVRRRESYEKPTWERKRKKAAAVKRAAKKLSRENARRVRMY; encoded by the coding sequence ATGCCAGTAATTAAAGTAAGAGAAAACGAACCATTTGACGTTGCATTACGTCGTTTCAAGCGCTCATGTGAAAAAGCAGGTATCCTTTCAGAAGTTCGTCGTCGCGAATCTTATGAAAAGCCGACTTGGGAACGTAAGCGTAAAAAAGCTGCTGCTGTTAAGCGCGCTGCTAAAAAGCTTTCTCGTGAGAACGCACGTCGCGTTCGCATGTACTAA
- the rpoD gene encoding RNA polymerase sigma factor RpoD → MVQAPQSRLKELITKGKEQGYLTFAEVNDHLPQDIIDSDQVEDIIRMINDMGIQVFENAPDTDTLMMSEANTDEDAAEAAAAALATVESEIGRTTDPVRMYMREMGTVELLTRKGEIVIAKRIEEGIKEVQHSVAEYPPAINFLLEQWDNFVAEEIRLSDIIVGFLDPDAEDDDIAAAATHIGSELSDEDLKDEDADLDDDEDSDSDEDDEETGPDPELAKEKFAQLRAAYEHANKIIDEKGRGHADSQVAIDGIADVFKEFRLIPKVFDRLVKNMRSVMDRLRVQERLIMKHCVVGAGMPKATFIKIFPGNETSKDWFEAQKNAGEPYSAKLADVEQDVERCIYKLNMLEQETFLNVHGIKDINRRMSIGEAKARRAKKEMVEANLRLVISIAKKYTNRGLQFLDLIQEGNIGLMKAVDKFEYRRGYKFSTYATWWIRQAITRSIADQARTIRIPVHMIETINKLNRVSRQMLQEMGREPTPEELAERMIMPEDKIRKVLKIAKEPISMETPIGDDEDSHLGDFIEDGSGELPVDSATSENLKNATHEVLAGLTAREAKVLRMRFGIDMNTDHTLEEVGKQFDVTRERIRQIEAKALRKLRHPSRSEQLKSFLDGE, encoded by the coding sequence ATGGTTCAAGCCCCACAATCCAGACTTAAAGAGTTAATAACCAAAGGTAAAGAGCAAGGATACTTAACCTTTGCCGAGGTTAACGATCATCTTCCTCAGGATATTATCGATTCCGATCAGGTTGAAGACATCATTCGAATGATCAACGACATGGGTATCCAGGTGTTTGAAAACGCACCGGATACGGATACGTTGATGATGAGTGAAGCCAATACCGATGAAGATGCTGCAGAAGCTGCCGCGGCGGCGCTGGCAACGGTAGAAAGCGAAATCGGCCGCACAACCGACCCGGTACGTATGTATATGCGTGAAATGGGTACCGTTGAGCTGTTAACCCGCAAGGGCGAGATCGTTATCGCCAAACGCATCGAAGAAGGTATCAAGGAAGTACAACACAGCGTTGCCGAATACCCGCCGGCCATCAACTTCCTGTTGGAGCAATGGGATAACTTTGTTGCCGAAGAAATTCGCTTAAGCGACATCATAGTCGGCTTTTTGGATCCGGATGCCGAAGACGACGATATCGCTGCCGCAGCCACCCATATCGGTTCAGAGCTGTCAGATGAAGATCTGAAAGATGAAGATGCAGATCTCGACGATGACGAAGACAGCGACAGCGATGAGGACGATGAAGAAACCGGTCCTGATCCTGAGTTGGCGAAAGAAAAGTTCGCCCAGCTACGTGCCGCTTACGAGCATGCCAATAAGATCATCGACGAAAAAGGCCGCGGCCACGCCGATTCTCAAGTTGCCATCGACGGTATCGCCGATGTTTTCAAAGAGTTCCGCTTAATTCCTAAAGTATTTGACCGCCTGGTGAAAAACATGCGCAGCGTGATGGACCGTTTACGTGTTCAAGAACGTTTGATCATGAAACACTGTGTGGTTGGCGCAGGCATGCCAAAAGCGACTTTCATCAAGATTTTCCCGGGTAATGAAACCTCAAAAGACTGGTTTGAAGCGCAAAAGAATGCCGGCGAACCTTATTCAGCCAAATTGGCCGATGTTGAGCAGGACGTTGAACGTTGTATCTACAAACTCAACATGCTTGAACAGGAAACCTTCCTGAATGTTCACGGTATTAAAGACATCAACCGTCGTATGTCAATCGGTGAAGCGAAAGCCCGCCGTGCCAAGAAAGAAATGGTTGAAGCCAACTTACGTCTGGTTATTTCAATCGCCAAGAAATACACCAACCGTGGTTTGCAATTCCTGGATCTGATCCAGGAAGGTAATATCGGCCTGATGAAAGCGGTGGATAAATTCGAATACCGTCGCGGTTACAAGTTCTCGACTTATGCCACCTGGTGGATCCGTCAGGCGATCACCCGCTCCATTGCCGATCAGGCCAGAACTATCCGTATTCCGGTACATATGATCGAAACCATCAACAAGCTTAACCGTGTTTCCCGCCAGATGTTGCAGGAAATGGGTCGCGAGCCGACGCCGGAAGAATTGGCCGAGCGCATGATAATGCCGGAAGATAAAATCCGTAAGGTATTAAAAATTGCCAAAGAGCCGATCTCCATGGAAACCCCGATCGGTGATGATGAAGATTCGCACTTAGGTGACTTTATTGAAGATGGCAGCGGTGAATTGCCTGTTGATTCAGCCACTTCTGAAAACCTGAAAAATGCCACCCACGAAGTGCTTGCCGGTTTAACCGCCCGTGAAGCCAAGGTATTAAGAATGCGTTTCGGTATTGATATGAATACCGACCATACCTTGGAAGAAGTGGGTAAACAGTTTGACGTTACCCGTGAGCGTATTCGTCAGATTGAAGCGAAAGCCTTACGTAAGCTTCGCCACCCGTCCCGTTCAGAGCAGCTGAAAAGCTTCTTAGACGGTGAATAG
- a CDS encoding choice-of-anchor B family protein: MIIKIVYLSLLTTFFSSASFAHSEHDKARFVANQGQDKGKCDLALRPCKTIAYAVSQANKGDKILVAGGTYPINSTEELFYLKSALVPVYGGYNRFDHYQSQSPDSNPTLLQGVPAEMAANLRQQGFSLVGDGKSHIDEKKLKKQLDNYASLSRAQSQQNCSNGQAGNFACKNIDLLAHMPLSQFSTSPGAASDIWGHVDLNTGNEYALMGLTNGIAVVDISDAANPVEVGTIAGANSNWRDIKVYQYYDHNLKVWRAYAYATVDNTLDYVTIINLNNLPHSVTLAEKNTAVATAHNIYISNTDPTLNIAKQGLTPSLQLLGANKFSGAFHNYSLENPASLTALNNASVGNGYTHDGSSVVISDNRAASDCQSNGNCTVFIDFNENEMKLWNISNPDNISQLGSAQYDDVPLEARYVHSGWASEDQQTIFLHDEFDERVGGLNTTLRMFSIADLNNPLQIGTWTGDTAAADHNGYVRGNRYYMSTYERGLTVLDISQAATPVEVAYFDTFPSSDNATYNGAWGVYPFLPSGNILLSDINSGLYILKDNSQTSPQGDISFSQSAISAVEGESIEISVQRNADAPTSDTSVSYQILPGSALPDEDYTQVSGTLTWTGNDNTVKTISVAVLADVDSEGDDEFGESFYLRLYNPTGGATISSPSYLTVNIAGKANTGVIGFTREEIILPENQGPASITVSREGNTEGEVSVSYQLENNSALIDEDVENTSGTLTWSDGDKSNKTITLALINDDLSEEEETFTLNLVSVNDSRLGNFNQLSVTISDDESNQAPSVNLGEDKQVNTRQSHTLTSTVSDPENDPLSYLWSQSSGPTVTMFDSTQNSMSFIAPDNASQLSFSLAVTDSKGATTTDSINVTVVGSTSDTGDSGGGGGAFHLSYLLMLLPLIWRRRRR, translated from the coding sequence ATGATAATAAAAATAGTCTATCTTTCATTGTTGACCACCTTTTTTTCCAGCGCCAGCTTTGCCCACTCAGAACACGACAAAGCCCGTTTTGTTGCCAACCAGGGGCAGGATAAGGGTAAATGCGACCTGGCTTTGCGCCCCTGTAAAACCATCGCCTACGCGGTCAGCCAGGCCAATAAAGGCGACAAGATATTAGTGGCCGGCGGTACCTACCCGATCAATTCCACCGAAGAGTTATTCTATTTAAAAAGTGCCTTAGTACCGGTTTATGGCGGTTATAACCGTTTTGACCATTACCAGAGCCAAAGTCCGGATAGCAACCCCACCCTGCTACAGGGAGTGCCGGCAGAAATGGCCGCTAACTTACGCCAGCAGGGCTTCTCCCTGGTTGGGGACGGTAAATCCCACATTGATGAAAAAAAACTGAAAAAACAGCTTGATAACTACGCCAGCTTAAGCCGGGCACAATCACAGCAAAACTGCAGCAACGGCCAGGCCGGTAATTTTGCCTGCAAAAATATCGACCTCTTGGCCCATATGCCGCTGAGCCAGTTCTCCACCAGCCCGGGCGCCGCCAGCGATATCTGGGGACATGTTGACCTCAATACCGGCAATGAATACGCCCTGATGGGACTGACCAATGGCATTGCCGTGGTGGATATCAGCGACGCTGCCAACCCGGTTGAGGTAGGTACCATAGCGGGCGCCAATTCAAACTGGCGCGATATCAAGGTCTACCAGTACTATGACCATAACCTCAAAGTATGGCGCGCCTACGCCTATGCCACAGTCGACAACACCCTTGATTATGTCACTATCATCAACTTAAATAACCTGCCGCATTCGGTGACCCTGGCGGAAAAAAATACCGCAGTGGCCACCGCCCATAACATTTATATCAGCAATACCGATCCAACATTAAACATTGCCAAGCAGGGACTCACCCCAAGCCTGCAACTGCTCGGCGCCAATAAATTCAGCGGCGCCTTTCACAACTACTCGCTGGAAAATCCGGCCTCGCTCACCGCATTAAACAATGCCTCGGTCGGCAACGGCTACACCCACGACGGCAGCTCTGTGGTGATCAGCGATAACAGGGCCGCCAGCGACTGTCAGAGCAATGGCAACTGCACGGTATTCATTGATTTCAATGAAAATGAAATGAAGCTGTGGAATATTTCAAATCCCGACAATATCAGCCAGCTGGGCTCGGCACAATATGATGATGTCCCCCTGGAGGCTCGATATGTGCATTCCGGCTGGGCCAGTGAAGATCAACAAACCATCTTTTTACACGATGAATTCGATGAAAGAGTAGGCGGGTTGAACACGACTTTAAGGATGTTCTCTATCGCCGATTTAAACAACCCGCTGCAAATCGGTACCTGGACCGGCGATACCGCGGCAGCGGATCACAACGGTTATGTACGCGGCAACCGCTATTATATGTCCACCTATGAACGGGGCTTAACGGTACTGGATATCAGCCAGGCGGCAACCCCGGTGGAAGTGGCTTACTTTGATACCTTTCCCTCCTCCGATAATGCCACCTATAACGGCGCCTGGGGGGTATATCCCTTCCTGCCCTCGGGCAATATCCTGCTCAGTGATATCAACAGCGGCCTGTATATTTTAAAAGATAACAGCCAGACATCCCCACAGGGAGATATCAGCTTCAGCCAGTCAGCCATCAGCGCTGTTGAAGGCGAAAGTATCGAAATTAGCGTACAACGCAATGCCGATGCCCCGACAAGCGATACCAGCGTTTCCTATCAAATACTGCCCGGCAGTGCCTTGCCCGATGAAGATTACACCCAGGTAAGCGGCACCCTGACCTGGACAGGCAACGACAACACGGTTAAAACCATCTCGGTTGCTGTGCTTGCCGATGTGGACAGCGAGGGCGATGACGAATTCGGCGAAAGTTTTTACCTGCGCTTATATAACCCCACCGGCGGCGCAACCATTTCTTCCCCCAGCTACCTGACGGTTAATATCGCCGGCAAGGCCAATACCGGTGTTATAGGGTTCACCCGGGAAGAGATCATACTGCCGGAAAACCAGGGACCGGCAAGCATCACAGTTTCCCGCGAAGGCAATACCGAAGGAGAAGTCTCGGTCAGCTACCAGCTGGAAAACAACAGCGCATTAATAGATGAAGATGTAGAAAACACCAGCGGCACCCTCACCTGGAGCGATGGCGACAAGAGCAACAAAACCATCACCCTGGCACTGATCAATGATGACCTGTCGGAAGAAGAAGAAACCTTTACCCTGAACCTGGTTTCGGTAAATGACAGCCGGCTGGGTAACTTTAATCAACTGTCGGTTACCATCTCAGATGACGAAAGCAACCAGGCCCCTTCGGTAAACCTGGGGGAAGATAAGCAGGTCAATACCCGCCAGTCACACACCTTAACTTCCACCGTCAGCGATCCGGAAAACGATCCCCTCAGCTATCTGTGGAGCCAGAGCTCGGGGCCAACGGTCACCATGTTTGATAGCACGCAAAACAGCATGAGCTTTATTGCCCCCGACAATGCCAGCCAACTAAGCTTTTCTTTAGCAGTAACCGACAGCAAAGGCGCCACCACCACAGACAGTATCAATGTAACCGTCGTAGGCTCAACATCCGATACCGGTGATTCCGGTGGCGGAGGCGGTGCTTTCCATTTAAGTTATTTACTGATGTTATTACCGCTTATTTGGCGACGCCGTCGGCGATAA